In one window of Opitutus sp. GAS368 DNA:
- a CDS encoding DUF4252 domain-containing protein: MKNLIRSAFAAATLSLALTAFASAAEVETGAIDIGQLMPSAKGKFVEINLSPALLKFAARIAARQEPETAELIRNLKSIRVNVVGLDDSNRAATTEQIEGVRRKLETQGWTKMVTVREQDGGDNVDIHVKQHGEESIDGLVVTVLDKKGEAVFVNIVGNINADQLAQIADKFDIEPLRKLHLKIEAKKKAKEV, encoded by the coding sequence ATGAAAAACCTGATCCGTTCCGCCTTTGCCGCCGCGACCCTGTCGCTGGCTTTGACCGCGTTTGCCTCCGCCGCCGAAGTTGAAACCGGCGCCATCGATATCGGCCAGCTGATGCCCTCCGCCAAGGGCAAGTTCGTCGAGATCAACCTTTCCCCGGCCCTGCTCAAGTTCGCGGCCCGCATCGCGGCCCGCCAGGAGCCCGAGACCGCCGAGCTTATCCGCAACCTCAAGAGCATCCGCGTCAATGTCGTCGGACTCGATGACTCCAACCGCGCCGCCACCACCGAGCAGATCGAGGGTGTCCGACGCAAGCTGGAGACGCAGGGTTGGACCAAGATGGTCACCGTCCGCGAGCAGGACGGCGGCGACAACGTCGACATCCACGTCAAGCAGCACGGCGAGGAATCCATCGATGGCCTGGTCGTCACCGTGCTGGACAAGAAGGGCGAGGCCGTCTTCGTGAACATCGTCGGTAACATCAACGCCGACCAGCTCGCGCAGATCGCCGACAAGTTCGACATCGAGCCCCTGCGCAAGCTTCACCTGAAGATCGAGGCCAAGAAGAAGGCGAAGGAAGTCTAA